The following is a genomic window from Chitinophaga caseinilytica.
CGGCGCGCTACGCCGCCAGCCGGTTTCCCGGCAAAATGATGGCAGTGCTGGCAGGTAAAACCGTCATCTGGCGGACATACGAGTCTACCCGCGACACCGGCGTGTTCGACGAAGTAATGGTGGTGACCGACAGCGAAGTCATTTTCGAAGAGATCACCCGCAACGGCGGAAAGGCCATTATGAGCAAGCGCGAGCACGAAAGCGGGTCTGACCGCATCGCCGAAGCCGTGGAAGATATGGACGACGTGGAAATTGTGGTGAATGTTCAGGGCGATACGCCTTTCACCCGGAAAGAACCGCTGGAAAAACTCCTGCAGGTTTTTGAAGGGGAAGCAGGAAAAAAAGTGCAGGTAGCATCGCTCATGCAGGAACTGAAAGACTGGAAAGACATTGAAGACCCCAACTTCGTGAAAGTTGCGGTAGACAAGGATTTCAACTCGCTCATGTTCTCCCGCTCCGTGATCCCCTACCCGCGCGACAAAAACGTGCCTACCGTGTACTACGAGCATATCGGCATTTATGCCTTCCGCCGCCAGGCGCTGCTCCGGTTCACGCAAACGCCTATGACGCCGCTCGAAGCCGCCGAAAAAGTAGAATGTTTGCGATATCTTGAAATGGGAATCCCCCTGA
Proteins encoded in this region:
- the kdsB gene encoding 3-deoxy-manno-octulosonate cytidylyltransferase, with translation MKKIALIPARYAASRFPGKMMAVLAGKTVIWRTYESTRDTGVFDEVMVVTDSEVIFEEITRNGGKAIMSKREHESGSDRIAEAVEDMDDVEIVVNVQGDTPFTRKEPLEKLLQVFEGEAGKKVQVASLMQELKDWKDIEDPNFVKVAVDKDFNSLMFSRSVIPYPRDKNVPTVYYEHIGIYAFRRQALLRFTQTPMTPLEAAEKVECLRYLEMGIPLKMVVTDYMGVEIDTPEDLERASRLLDQP